Proteins encoded together in one Bacteroidota bacterium window:
- a CDS encoding anhydro-N-acetylmuramic acid kinase, which yields MHEKKLNRNSLLVLGAMSGTSADGIDFALTELSGEGDKITHRVLAAETVGYSKEWLAQLREAEQCSAVRLAELHALYGKHTGEQALRFLQRHSLQADALSMHGHTLFHQPGRGFTFQLGSGAAAAAAAGLVTICDFRSTDVALGGQGAPLVPVGDRLLFSEADACLNLGGFANVSFETETGRIAFDICAVNYVLNRLAQRSGKAYDESGRLAQSGKLIAPLFEQLECLPWYTLPPPKSLGREWVEAEIFPLLTEKFAPEDLLHTFTEHTASQISAVCKNKGNVLITGGGTHNTYLLERCRHFGFSNQLIPQKQTIDFKEAVVFALLGWLRLQHLPNALGSVTGARKNSCSGAVYLP from the coding sequence ATGCACGAAAAAAAGCTAAACAGAAATTCGCTTCTGGTGCTTGGCGCCATGTCGGGCACCTCGGCCGACGGGATTGATTTTGCGTTAACCGAGCTGAGTGGCGAAGGCGACAAAATAACGCACCGTGTGCTGGCCGCCGAAACCGTTGGCTACAGTAAGGAGTGGCTCGCACAACTGCGCGAAGCCGAGCAATGCAGTGCGGTTCGGCTGGCCGAATTGCATGCACTTTATGGCAAACATACCGGCGAGCAGGCGCTCCGTTTTTTGCAACGCCACAGCCTGCAGGCTGATGCGCTGTCTATGCATGGGCACACCTTGTTTCATCAGCCCGGACGAGGTTTTACGTTTCAGCTTGGCAGCGGGGCAGCAGCAGCCGCAGCAGCGGGGCTTGTAACGATATGCGATTTCAGAAGTACGGATGTGGCGCTGGGCGGACAAGGTGCGCCGCTGGTGCCGGTTGGCGACAGGCTTCTGTTTTCAGAGGCTGATGCCTGTTTAAATCTCGGCGGGTTTGCCAACGTATCTTTCGAAACCGAAACCGGCCGCATTGCATTTGATATTTGTGCCGTGAATTATGTACTGAACAGGCTTGCGCAACGTTCGGGCAAAGCCTACGACGAAAGCGGCAGGCTGGCACAAAGCGGCAAACTCATTGCGCCGTTGTTTGAACAGCTTGAGTGTTTGCCGTGGTACACACTGCCACCACCCAAATCGCTTGGCCGCGAATGGGTGGAAGCTGAAATTTTCCCGCTGCTTACCGAAAAATTCGCACCCGAAGATTTGCTGCACACCTTTACCGAGCATACGGCCAGCCAAATCAGTGCGGTGTGCAAAAACAAAGGCAACGTACTCATCACGGGCGGCGGCACACACAACACTTACCTGCTTGAACGTTGCCGGCATTTCGGGTTCAGCAATCAGCTCATTCCGCAAAAACAAACCATCGACTTTAAGGAAGCGGTGGTGTTTGCCTTGCTGGGCTGGCTTCGCCTGCAGCATTTACCCAACGCGCTGGGCAGTGTAACCGGCGCCCGCAAAAACAGCTGCAGCGGCGCAGTTTACCTGCCGTAA
- a CDS encoding type IX secretion system membrane protein PorP/SprF — translation MLKRLVIASGMLLSAGLLNEVRAQDPQFTQFYANPLYLNPAFAGTARCPRICINYRNQWPAISGTFVTYSASYDQHIDGIAGGLGLLVTNDRAGQGTLNTTNVSGIYSYQLNVTREFSMKLGIQATYAQKSVDWSKLTFGDMIDPRTGFVYNTNEVPNVTSRSNVDISAGLLGFSRRYFFGFAVHHVTEPDEGFLGTSKLPMKYTGHAGAVIPIGGRYSETSISPNILYQKQQDFQQLNLGVYFTKGALVGGLWYRNQDSFIILLGFQQDLFKFGYSYDVTVSRLTNATAGSHELSFQMQFECKPKKKKFRTVSCPSF, via the coding sequence ATGCTGAAGCGACTGGTTATTGCATCGGGAATGCTTCTTTCGGCCGGACTGCTGAATGAAGTTCGTGCGCAGGATCCGCAGTTTACGCAGTTCTACGCCAATCCGCTCTATCTTAACCCGGCCTTTGCGGGAACTGCCCGCTGCCCCCGTATCTGTATCAACTACCGTAACCAGTGGCCTGCTATTTCAGGCACATTTGTTACCTACAGCGCCTCCTACGATCAGCACATCGATGGTATTGCAGGCGGTTTGGGCCTGCTCGTTACCAACGACCGCGCCGGTCAGGGCACGCTCAACACCACCAACGTGAGCGGTATCTATTCATACCAGCTCAACGTTACCCGTGAGTTCTCCATGAAACTGGGCATTCAGGCCACCTACGCCCAGAAATCAGTTGACTGGAGCAAACTCACCTTTGGCGACATGATTGATCCGCGAACTGGCTTTGTGTACAACACAAACGAGGTTCCCAACGTAACCAGCCGTTCCAATGTGGATATTTCGGCTGGTTTATTGGGCTTCAGCCGCCGGTATTTCTTTGGCTTTGCCGTACACCACGTTACCGAGCCCGACGAAGGATTTCTGGGAACCAGTAAGTTACCTATGAAATATACCGGACATGCCGGTGCTGTTATTCCCATCGGGGGCCGTTACAGCGAAACCAGCATTTCGCCCAATATCCTTTACCAGAAACAGCAGGATTTCCAGCAGCTTAACCTCGGTGTTTATTTCACAAAAGGTGCGCTGGTGGGTGGTCTCTGGTACCGAAATCAAGATTCTTTTATTATTCTGCTCGGTTTTCAACAAGATCTGTTTAAATTTGGCTACAGTTACGACGTAACTGTGTCACGTCTGACTAACGCAACCGCCGGTTCGCATGAGCTCTCTTTCCAGATGCAGTTCGAATGCAAACCCAAGAAGAAGAAGTTCAGAACAGTAAGCTGTCCCTCATTCTGA
- a CDS encoding MotA/TolQ/ExbB proton channel family protein — MLLSFLLQITPSAGNAAATATTTTTPAPTATIDLTIWEFIVKGGIIMLPLGLLLLLTIYFSIERLIVISKAARVDRTFMPNIRDMLLSGRIESANELCKVKNTPEARVIARGLSRLGKPSREIEVAMEATGRQEIAFAEKRLHYLSLIARVAPMLGFIGTIIGVVKIFFDISNSGDISIETISGGLYTKMVASGAGLFVGIIAFIFYHLLNSMVDKIGRNLERSSLAFLDLMHEPAK; from the coding sequence ATGCTGCTCAGTTTTCTTCTTCAGATTACACCTTCTGCCGGAAATGCGGCTGCAACAGCCACCACAACCACAACTCCGGCGCCAACGGCCACCATTGATTTAACCATCTGGGAGTTTATCGTGAAAGGTGGTATTATCATGTTGCCGCTGGGTTTGCTGCTGCTGCTCACCATTTATTTTTCCATTGAGCGGTTAATTGTAATCAGCAAAGCCGCGCGGGTTGACCGCACGTTTATGCCCAACATCCGCGACATGCTGCTTTCGGGCCGCATTGAATCGGCCAATGAGCTTTGCAAAGTAAAGAACACACCCGAAGCCCGTGTAATTGCCCGCGGACTCAGCCGCCTCGGCAAGCCCTCGCGCGAGATTGAAGTGGCCATGGAAGCAACAGGCCGTCAGGAAATTGCGTTTGCCGAAAAACGATTGCACTATCTCAGCCTCATTGCACGTGTGGCGCCCATGCTTGGATTTATCGGTACGATTATCGGTGTGGTGAAAATCTTCTTCGATATTTCAAACTCAGGTGATATTTCGATTGAAACCATTTCGGGTGGTCTTTACACCAAGATGGTGGCCTCCGGCGCAGGACTTTTTGTAGGTATTATCGCCTTTATTTTCTACCACCTGCTCAACAGCATGGTGGATAAAATTGGCCGCAATCTTGAACGTTCGAGCCTTGCGTTTCTTGATCTGATGCATGAACCGGCAAAATAA
- a CDS encoding amino acid dehydrogenase produces the protein MNDLLSAYENKQPEIVFEWKDAETEAQGWVVINSLRGGAAGGGTRMRKGLDRREVESLAKTMEVKFTVAGPAIGGAKSGINFDPADPRKKGVLERWFKAVMPLLKTYYGTGGDLNVDEIHDVIPVTENLGLLHPQEGVARGHFGADSAGLQHRISNLRTGVSKKVDDLRFVPAAGFTVADMITGYGVAEAVRHYYAQWGGSVSGKRVLVQGWGNVASAAGYYLAQMGARITGIADRDGGLINREGFDAEAVTKLFMQKEGNKLRADNMLSPEQVQQEIWNCGAEIFIPAAASRLVTREQLDAMIANGLEVISCGANVPFADPQIFFGPTGEYADERVSVLPDFIANCGMARVFAYLMQENVALTDEAIFNDVSATIGRALANTHAVHSQKTGIAKAAFGIALKQLM, from the coding sequence ATGAACGATCTTCTTAGCGCCTACGAAAACAAGCAACCCGAAATTGTTTTTGAATGGAAAGATGCCGAAACCGAAGCTCAGGGCTGGGTGGTAATTAACTCACTGCGGGGCGGGGCGGCCGGTGGCGGCACGCGCATGCGCAAAGGTCTCGACCGCCGTGAGGTGGAATCGCTGGCAAAAACCATGGAAGTGAAATTCACGGTAGCCGGCCCTGCCATTGGCGGCGCAAAGTCGGGCATCAATTTCGATCCGGCCGATCCGCGCAAGAAAGGTGTGCTGGAGCGTTGGTTCAAAGCGGTAATGCCTTTGCTGAAAACATACTATGGCACCGGCGGCGATTTGAATGTGGACGAAATTCACGATGTAATTCCGGTCACCGAAAACCTCGGCCTGCTGCATCCGCAGGAAGGTGTGGCGCGCGGCCATTTCGGCGCCGATTCGGCCGGTTTACAGCACCGCATCAGCAACCTGCGCACAGGCGTGTCGAAAAAAGTAGATGATCTGCGTTTCGTACCTGCTGCCGGTTTTACGGTAGCCGACATGATTACCGGTTACGGTGTGGCCGAAGCAGTGCGCCACTACTATGCTCAATGGGGCGGCAGTGTAAGCGGCAAACGTGTGCTGGTGCAGGGCTGGGGCAATGTGGCTTCGGCAGCAGGCTACTACCTGGCGCAAATGGGTGCACGCATTACCGGCATTGCCGACCGCGACGGCGGCCTGATTAACCGCGAGGGGTTTGATGCCGAAGCCGTGACCAAACTGTTTATGCAGAAAGAAGGCAATAAACTCCGCGCAGACAACATGCTTTCGCCTGAGCAGGTGCAGCAGGAAATCTGGAACTGCGGAGCCGAAATATTTATTCCTGCCGCAGCCTCACGTTTAGTAACGCGCGAACAGCTTGATGCCATGATTGCAAACGGCCTCGAAGTAATTTCGTGCGGCGCTAATGTGCCTTTTGCCGATCCGCAAATTTTCTTCGGTCCCACCGGCGAGTATGCTGATGAGCGCGTGAGTGTATTGCCCGACTTTATTGCCAACTGTGGCATGGCGCGCGTATTTGCTTATCTCATGCAGGAAAACGTGGCACTCACCGACGAAGCTATTTTCAACGATGTTTCGGCCACAATTGGTAGAGCACTTGCCAATACGCATGCAGTACATTCGCAAAAAACCGGCATTGCAAAAGCGGCTTTTGGTATTGCGCTCAAGCAATTGATGTAA
- a CDS encoding TonB family protein has product MDNKFVLSDSFNEVIFEHRNKAYGAYQMRRRYGRQMISAALIASGLFIGLFVYAHTAMAYETPQLPKPKIPTRIIQVTVIKDVPPTEPFKPREQPKPEQPKPDVRYAPKASAQLTSTIDVTSKPVASIPDNTAGGNPGGTTGGLGGGTPEPGCDDCPPALLPEPEPAGPAPIPDWVEEMPENAGLFGYLMNNLRYPADARERGVEGTVILEFIVNKDGSFRDIKVIRGVCPSIDREAIRVAQNMPRWKPGKQNGMTVDVICRQPIAFRLAK; this is encoded by the coding sequence ATGGACAACAAATTCGTCCTCTCCGACAGTTTCAACGAAGTAATCTTCGAGCACCGCAACAAAGCGTATGGTGCCTATCAGATGCGCCGCCGTTATGGCCGGCAAATGATAAGTGCTGCGCTCATTGCCAGCGGGCTTTTTATTGGTTTGTTTGTGTATGCGCATACGGCTATGGCCTATGAAACACCGCAACTACCCAAACCAAAAATTCCAACCCGCATCATTCAGGTAACTGTAATTAAGGATGTGCCGCCCACTGAGCCGTTCAAGCCGCGCGAACAGCCCAAGCCTGAACAGCCCAAGCCCGACGTGCGTTATGCACCGAAAGCCTCGGCGCAGCTTACCTCTACGATTGATGTAACCTCCAAGCCGGTGGCTTCAATTCCCGACAACACTGCCGGCGGCAATCCGGGCGGAACAACTGGCGGCCTTGGCGGCGGCACACCCGAACCCGGTTGCGACGACTGCCCTCCTGCCCTGCTTCCCGAGCCCGAGCCTGCCGGCCCGGCCCCGATTCCTGACTGGGTGGAAGAAATGCCCGAAAACGCCGGACTATTCGGATACCTGATGAACAACTTACGCTATCCGGCAGATGCCCGTGAGCGCGGTGTGGAAGGCACGGTAATTCTGGAGTTCATTGTAAACAAAGACGGTTCGTTCCGCGATATTAAAGTAATTCGCGGTGTGTGTCCGTCTATCGACCGCGAGGCCATTCGGGTGGCGCAAAATATGCCACGCTGGAAACCGGGCAAACAAAACGGCATGACTGTAGATGTGATTTGCCGGCAGCCCATTGCCTTCCGGTTAGCTAAATAA
- a CDS encoding mechanosensitive ion channel family protein — MFEYIAHNFQEFSAQKIAGEYVMGDLIGFAGVLLLGFLLKKFLAKLLTRLLFRLFKKRESERAGFDELFELLRKPLNVLLILLTVYGAFQFIDFPQSWHMKPVSQVGVKMVLDKLMLVALMVAFTWALLRLTDFFGLLLLHRASGTHDVTDNQLIPFLRESIKVLICIMSFFFILGAVFHVNVASLVAGLGIGGLAVALAAKESLENLLASVTIFLDKPFVIGDRVMVDNITGSVERIGFRSTRMRTDDQEYVTVPNKRMVDNQVFNLSQRPVRRVRLNITLEHKARPEQIKQIRNAILSLLQTHKELVSEDSRVHFFAVTATGYEIQITYFIKVLDPDLYLNVREEINFAIYDLLQKEKLNYSWTNPSPAS, encoded by the coding sequence ATGTTTGAGTATATCGCCCATAACTTTCAGGAATTCTCCGCGCAGAAAATTGCGGGCGAATATGTAATGGGCGATCTTATCGGGTTTGCCGGGGTATTGCTGCTTGGATTTTTGCTGAAGAAATTTCTGGCCAAACTGCTCACGCGGCTGCTCTTCCGGCTGTTCAAAAAACGTGAATCAGAACGAGCCGGATTTGACGAGCTTTTCGAACTGCTGCGCAAGCCGCTGAATGTGCTGCTCATTTTGCTTACTGTTTACGGCGCTTTTCAGTTTATCGACTTCCCGCAAAGCTGGCACATGAAACCGGTTTCACAGGTGGGTGTGAAAATGGTGCTCGACAAACTGATGCTGGTGGCGCTGATGGTTGCATTTACGTGGGCGCTCCTGCGGCTTACTGATTTTTTCGGACTGCTGCTACTCCACCGCGCATCCGGCACACACGATGTAACCGACAACCAGCTGATTCCGTTTTTGCGCGAGTCGATAAAAGTGCTCATTTGCATCATGAGTTTCTTTTTTATTCTCGGCGCCGTTTTTCATGTAAATGTAGCCTCGCTGGTGGCCGGTCTTGGCATCGGTGGTCTGGCGGTGGCGCTGGCGGCAAAGGAAAGTCTGGAAAACCTGCTGGCTTCGGTGACTATTTTCCTCGACAAGCCTTTTGTAATTGGCGACCGTGTAATGGTTGACAACATTACCGGCAGTGTGGAGCGCATCGGTTTCAGAAGCACACGCATGCGCACCGACGATCAGGAGTACGTAACCGTGCCCAACAAGCGCATGGTGGATAACCAAGTGTTTAACCTCTCGCAGCGCCCGGTAAGGCGTGTGCGGCTCAACATTACACTTGAGCACAAGGCGCGTCCTGAGCAGATAAAACAAATACGCAATGCTATTCTCTCCCTTTTGCAAACCCATAAAGAACTGGTTAGCGAAGACAGTCGCGTACACTTTTTTGCAGTAACTGCCACTGGCTACGAAATACAGATCACCTATTTCATTAAGGTGCTTGATCCGGATCTTTACCTGAATGTGCGCGAAGAAATAAACTTTGCCATTTACGATTTGCTGCAGAAAGAAAAACTGAATTATTCCTGGACGAACCCCAGTCCGGCCAGCTGA
- a CDS encoding UDP-N-acetylmuramoyl-tripeptide--D-alanyl-D-alanine ligase, with product MYTDIHTLYRHFLSAPHISTDTRTIVPGSIFFALKGANFNGNSFALQALQQGAAFAVVDEEITGADGRVLRVADVLASLQALARHHRQQLGNKGLRVLALTGSNGKTTTKELMARVLAQKFRTHYTHGNLNNHIGVPLTLLQLTDAHEFAVIEMGANHQGEIKQLCEIAEPDFGLITNIGLAHLEGFGGPEGVLKGKTEMFRFIESRQGKIFLLADEPRLSDYAQRLQTVTYGTAENADVSGTLIAADPTLAFVWKAKPHKKPHEVYTRLAGGYNLPNLLAAVAVGLNFGISETEINNALADYQPDNNRSQWVKRGNVQLLLDAYNANPSSMKAAIENFATLQAPAKTIVIGDMFELGESSAEEHQRIVNILVRLLPDATVLLVGEHFSHTTDRCGFHRMPQSADAATWIRAHMPQQGMVLIKGSRGMKMERVSEIFAGN from the coding sequence ATGTACACTGACATTCACACACTTTACCGGCACTTTCTCAGTGCTCCTCACATCAGTACCGATACACGCACCATTGTTCCGGGCAGTATTTTCTTTGCGCTTAAAGGGGCCAACTTCAACGGCAACAGCTTTGCGCTTCAGGCATTACAGCAGGGTGCTGCATTTGCTGTAGTGGATGAAGAAATTACCGGTGCTGATGGGCGTGTGCTCCGTGTGGCCGATGTACTTGCCTCCTTGCAGGCATTGGCCCGCCACCACCGGCAGCAGCTTGGGAATAAAGGCCTGCGTGTGCTGGCTCTCACTGGCAGCAACGGCAAAACCACCACCAAAGAATTAATGGCACGCGTGCTGGCTCAAAAATTCCGCACCCATTACACGCATGGCAACCTCAACAACCATATTGGTGTGCCGCTTACGCTGCTCCAGCTAACCGATGCACATGAGTTTGCCGTAATTGAAATGGGCGCTAACCATCAGGGAGAAATAAAACAGCTTTGCGAAATTGCCGAACCCGACTTCGGGCTCATCACCAACATCGGGCTGGCGCACCTCGAAGGTTTTGGCGGACCGGAAGGTGTACTCAAAGGCAAAACCGAAATGTTCCGGTTTATTGAAAGCCGGCAGGGTAAAATTTTTCTTCTGGCCGACGAGCCACGCCTCAGCGATTACGCACAACGCCTGCAGACTGTAACCTATGGCACGGCAGAAAATGCAGATGTTTCGGGCACACTCATAGCCGCCGATCCGACACTTGCATTTGTCTGGAAAGCCAAGCCGCACAAAAAGCCGCACGAAGTATATACGCGGCTTGCCGGTGGCTACAACTTACCCAACCTGCTGGCTGCCGTAGCCGTGGGCCTGAATTTCGGCATCAGTGAAACGGAAATAAACAACGCGCTGGCAGACTATCAGCCCGACAACAACCGCTCGCAATGGGTAAAGCGAGGTAATGTGCAATTGCTGCTGGATGCCTACAATGCAAATCCGTCGAGCATGAAAGCAGCTATCGAAAACTTTGCGACGCTTCAGGCTCCGGCAAAAACAATTGTAATTGGCGACATGTTTGAGCTGGGCGAATCTTCGGCGGAGGAGCATCAGCGTATCGTAAATATACTTGTCAGGCTTTTGCCTGATGCCACTGTACTTCTTGTGGGCGAACATTTTTCGCACACAACCGATCGTTGCGGATTTCATCGCATGCCTCAAAGTGCGGATGCTGCCACATGGATACGCGCGCACATGCCACAACAGGGCATGGTACTGATTAAAGGTTCGCGCGGGATGAAAATGGAACGGGTGTCGGAAATATTTGCAGGCAATTAG
- a CDS encoding acyl-CoA dehydrogenase, producing MNFELTEEHLMIQQAARDFAQNELKPGVIERDENQSFPAEQVKKMAELGFLGMMVDPKYGGGGMDTISYVLAMEEISKVDASCSVIMSVNNSLVCWGLENFGTEEQKQKYLVPLAKGEIIGAFCLSEPEAGSDATSQRTTAIEKDDHYLLNGTKNWITNGSSASVYLVIAQTYPEKGHKGINAFIVEKGMPGFVVGPKENKLGIRGSDTHSLMFTDVKVPKENRIGEDGFGFKFAMKTLTGGRIGIAAQALGIASGAYELALAYSKERKAFGKPISQHQAIQFKLADMATQIEAARLLCLKSAWHKDNDMDYGLSSSMAKLYSSKVAMDTTVEAVQIHGGYGFVKEYHVERLMRDAKITQIYEGTSEVQKIVISRAILD from the coding sequence ATGAATTTCGAACTCACCGAAGAACACCTCATGATTCAGCAAGCCGCACGCGATTTTGCGCAGAATGAACTGAAGCCGGGTGTAATTGAGCGCGACGAAAATCAATCCTTTCCTGCAGAACAGGTAAAGAAAATGGCCGAACTCGGTTTCCTCGGTATGATGGTTGATCCCAAATACGGCGGCGGCGGAATGGACACCATTTCCTACGTACTGGCAATGGAAGAAATTTCGAAAGTAGATGCTTCCTGTTCAGTAATCATGTCGGTGAACAACTCATTGGTATGCTGGGGTCTCGAAAATTTTGGCACCGAAGAACAGAAACAGAAATATCTTGTGCCGCTGGCTAAAGGCGAAATCATCGGCGCATTCTGCCTCTCCGAGCCCGAAGCCGGTTCTGATGCTACCTCACAGCGAACCACTGCCATTGAAAAAGACGATCACTACCTGCTCAACGGCACCAAAAACTGGATTACCAACGGCAGCAGTGCTTCGGTTTATCTTGTAATTGCACAAACCTATCCCGAAAAAGGTCATAAAGGCATCAACGCATTCATCGTTGAAAAAGGCATGCCCGGTTTTGTGGTAGGACCCAAAGAAAACAAACTCGGTATCCGCGGTTCTGATACACATTCACTCATGTTTACTGATGTGAAAGTGCCCAAAGAAAACCGCATCGGCGAAGATGGCTTTGGTTTCAAATTTGCCATGAAAACACTCACCGGCGGCCGTATTGGTATTGCTGCTCAGGCGTTGGGCATTGCTTCTGGCGCTTACGAACTTGCGCTGGCTTATTCTAAAGAGCGCAAAGCATTCGGCAAGCCCATTTCACAGCATCAGGCTATTCAGTTTAAACTGGCTGACATGGCTACACAAATTGAAGCCGCACGTTTGCTCTGCCTCAAATCAGCCTGGCACAAAGACAACGATATGGATTATGGCCTGAGCAGTTCAATGGCCAAACTTTATTCTTCGAAAGTGGCTATGGATACAACCGTTGAAGCCGTTCAGATTCACGGTGGTTACGGTTTTGTGAAAGAGTATCATGTAGAGCGTCTCATGCGCGATGCAAAAATTACACAGATTTACGAAGGCACCAGCGAAGTGCAGAAAATTGTAATCTCCCGCGCCATTCTCGATTAA
- a CDS encoding SUMF1/EgtB/PvdO family nonheme iron enzyme: MKKAAMPFILLAGVGMLASCEKERSNVTGWEYNNPDNGGFEVVPYEEQETGPGLVFIEGGTFTMGRAEQDVTYDWNNVPRRVTVSSFYMDETEVRNLDYLEYLYWTARIYGPDYPEVYKLALPDTLVWREKLAYNEPYVNYYLRHPSYRDYPVVGVNWQQATNFASWRSDRVNEYILIREGILDWAPDQFGDQAFNTDHYLAGDKASTPYVGNVLDEPISLNPTGPEFRRVRMEDGILLPKYRLPTEAEWEFAAYGLIGNTIVERITDRRLYPWNGHAVRNPDEEYIGQMLANYKRSNGDQMGAAGALNDAADITAPVYSYWPNDYGLYNMAGNVSEWVMDVYRPLSLTDNDDFRPFRGNVFETQLKDTTDPIDQPLLVEDSVRFDSDGNVVSMPGMMRSRQVSLTYKEDKLDRRRNYKYSDYINYGDGDGTSSLYFTDPTAVPANKLMYEYGQFSLINDKARVYKGGSWRDRAYWMVPGTRRFLDQTQSTAFIGFRCAMDRVGSPRGLGGR, translated from the coding sequence ATGAAAAAAGCAGCGATGCCGTTCATTCTCCTCGCAGGAGTTGGAATGCTTGCCTCTTGTGAGAAAGAGCGATCCAACGTAACCGGATGGGAATACAACAATCCCGATAACGGCGGCTTTGAAGTCGTGCCTTACGAAGAGCAGGAAACAGGCCCCGGTCTGGTGTTCATCGAAGGTGGTACATTCACTATGGGACGCGCCGAACAGGACGTTACCTACGACTGGAACAACGTACCGCGCCGCGTAACCGTTTCATCATTTTATATGGATGAAACCGAGGTTCGTAACCTCGACTACCTTGAATATCTTTACTGGACTGCACGTATTTATGGTCCGGATTACCCGGAAGTTTACAAACTGGCGCTTCCCGACACCCTCGTATGGCGCGAGAAACTGGCTTACAATGAGCCTTATGTAAACTATTACCTGCGCCATCCTTCTTACCGTGATTATCCGGTAGTAGGTGTAAACTGGCAGCAGGCCACCAACTTTGCCAGCTGGCGCTCAGACCGTGTAAACGAATACATTCTTATTCGTGAAGGTATTCTCGACTGGGCACCCGATCAGTTTGGTGATCAGGCTTTCAATACCGACCACTACCTGGCCGGCGACAAAGCCAGCACACCTTATGTAGGCAACGTGCTTGATGAGCCTATTTCACTCAACCCCACCGGACCGGAGTTCCGCCGTGTGCGTATGGAAGACGGTATCCTTCTGCCGAAGTACCGCCTGCCCACCGAAGCCGAATGGGAATTTGCAGCCTACGGCCTTATTGGCAATACCATCGTGGAACGTATCACCGACCGTCGCCTCTATCCCTGGAACGGCCACGCTGTGCGTAACCCGGATGAAGAATACATTGGTCAGATGCTTGCTAACTACAAGCGCAGCAACGGTGACCAGATGGGTGCTGCAGGCGCTCTTAACGACGCTGCCGACATTACCGCTCCGGTTTACTCTTACTGGCCCAACGACTATGGCCTGTACAACATGGCCGGCAACGTGTCAGAATGGGTAATGGACGTGTATCGTCCGCTTTCACTCACCGACAACGACGACTTCCGCCCGTTCCGTGGTAACGTATTTGAAACTCAGCTCAAAGACACCACCGACCCGATTGACCAGCCTTTGCTGGTAGAAGATTCAGTACGTTTTGATTCTGACGGAAACGTGGTGAGCATGCCCGGTATGATGCGCAGCCGTCAGGTTAGTCTTACCTACAAGGAAGACAAACTCGATCGCCGTCGCAACTACAAATACAGCGATTATATCAACTACGGCGATGGTGACGGAACATCTTCTCTTTACTTCACCGATCCTACCGCAGTACCCGCAAACAAACTCATGTACGAGTACGGCCAGTTCTCACTCATCAACGATAAAGCCCGCGTATATAAGGGTGGTTCGTGGCGAGACAGAGCATACTGGATGGTGCCCGGCACCCGCCGCTTCCTCGATCAGACACAGTCAACAGCCTTTATTGGTTTCCGCTGTGCAATGGATCGTGTAGGCAGCCCGCGCGGCCTGGGTGGTCGATAA
- a CDS encoding biopolymer transporter ExbD: MNLSRRHKESAEVFTDSLSDIMFFLLLFFIILSTLVNPNVIKLSLPSSKNPPVVNTDAVNLQVDASHNYYINNVQISFAEMETALAAETKAKNTTNVILFMDKSLTVQDLADVMQVGSKLQLKMVLSTKAVK, from the coding sequence ATGAATCTCAGTCGCCGCCATAAAGAATCAGCCGAGGTATTTACTGACTCGCTCAGTGATATCATGTTTTTTCTGTTGTTGTTTTTCATCATCCTCTCCACGCTGGTTAACCCGAACGTAATTAAGCTGAGTTTGCCAAGTTCAAAGAATCCGCCTGTGGTAAATACCGATGCGGTGAACTTACAGGTGGATGCCAGCCACAATTATTACATCAACAACGTACAGATCTCCTTTGCGGAAATGGAAACCGCACTTGCTGCCGAAACGAAAGCCAAAAACACCACCAATGTGATTTTGTTTATGGATAAATCACTCACCGTGCAGGATCTGGCCGATGTGATGCAGGTAGGCTCAAAACTCCAGCTTAAAATGGTTCTTTCCACAAAAGCCGTAAAATGA